One part of the Plasmodium yoelii strain 17X genome assembly, chromosome: 13 genome encodes these proteins:
- a CDS encoding mitochondrial pyruvate carrier protein 1, putative has product MSKFKLFFQNVRKNAFNIMFWAPLANWGFVIAGCNDLKKNPMYVSEKMTSVLVVYSLLFMRYSLAIKPKNYLLFTCHATNTLVQSTLLFRKLKYDSDNKLMLATN; this is encoded by the exons ATgtcaaaatttaaattattttttcaaaatgtaAGGAAAAATGCATTTAATATTATGTTCTGGGCACCCTTAGCAAATTGGGGTTTTGTTATTGCAG GATGCAATGACTTAAAGAAAAATCCTATGTACGTATCTGAGAAAATGACATCAGTTTTAGTTGtttatagtttattatttatgaGATATTCGCTTGCAATTAAGCCTAAAAATTATTTGCTTTTTACATGTCATGCTACAAATACGTTAGTTCAAAGTACTTTattatttagaaaattaAAATACGATTCAGATAATAAGTTGATGTTAGCAACCAACTAA